tggaagaagaaatcttacctgtgaTATCATCTTTCCTAGATGCTCAGAATTCATCCTATGAGCAAAAAGCCTGTACTCGGGGGGTGGAAGAATGTCAAAGTTTGAGTCTTTGACAATTAGTACCACTGTTGTGCATCCGACTGTAACTAAAATCCCTACCAGGGATCTTGTCCATACCTGCAATACCAAACAAGGAGCATTTAAAAGAGAACAATGTGCACATCAGCATAACAAACTAAGTTTATTTATCACTTTAAGAGAAATGTCTCAAGGTAAGGTAAGGAATAACAGCTTATCCAAACCTTCGTAGACAACACAGAGCCATTTGATCAGGTTAGCAGCAATTGTCTCTTCCTTGTTTGGGAGGTGAAGTCCTGCAATACAAACAATAGCTAGATTCCACATCATGAAACTGGCAGGCCCTCAACTGGTCCACCAAATTATGTTTAAAGACTAAATTCCATTCATGGGTAGAAATATCCCTGGCAAAGAAAACCAAACAAATATTTTAACAAAACtctattttttaaaataatagtaACTAACCATTAAGCTTATCAACAACTTCATGAGCTTCATATGGATATTTATATCGAAAAAGGAAATGAACACGAATTTCCAGTCCTAATTCAATATGATAGCATCCAATTCCAATATTTTTTAGTGCTTAAAAAGACTAGCAAACAAATCACTGAGGCCCACAGAATCTAGTTGATCATCTCTTTGGGATATGAGATTGTAGTGATCAAAGGGGAGAATAAATAAATTCCAATCAAATAACTGAACTTACCCATATCTAACACAATTGGAGCTTCAAGGACTCTCAGGGCATTCCTCTATGGTTAGATATGCCTGGCCTACCTTTCTCTCCAAATCCATCTGCAGCCAAGCATACAAACACCATCAAAAAAGGTCCACAACCAGAGTTACAAAAGCAAATGAAGATGGAATATGAATAGAACCTACAAAAGCCAGGAATTCTTGATAATTGTTTTATTCAATTCAAGGAACAAGAGTCAAGAAGCTTTTTCTGCCTACAAAACAAGAACAATAAAACCCCAAATTCACTCATTCAATCTTCAAAGTGCAAaaactaaaactcaaacaaaatCAAATGAAGTAAATCTATCAAATTCACTTGACTGAAATAGCAAACCTGAGTGCGTGCAACACAGTACTAAGTATTTAGAATCACCCAATTCTTGTATCATCAGAATGTCGTTGTACACAGAAGATACGAAAACATCGAGTTAACAGCTCTTGAAATCGATCCAAAAACAGCTCCTTTAAAAACTAGTTACCACTAAAACCCATGAGATCAGAGTTTTTATAAAACCCACAAAAACAAACTAATTAGCTCACCTTACAGAACAGAAGCAGTGTAACCAACAATCTCTTAGCAAACTGAGCCATCTTTTACTTCATCACTACCACCACACTATCGTTATCAGGAATGACAACACGAACCATTTGAAGTAAACATCAACTCTAATGAACAAAAATAACACTTCAATCGAAACTACAACCAGGAAAATCAAGAGCTTCGAAATTCACCCTAACcctaatattaagaatcaatttctatAGTTGAAAATGATGAATAAAATTGAGACATAGATAATTACCCAAATGATTCGTAAGACGGAATTTATGACTCCGTAAATCTCAATTAGGTTTCTCTATATTCTACACAGAGACTGATCTCAAAATCACACTCTCCCAATCCATCAAAACCCAATCTCAAGCTCAATCTGATTAATCAATCAGTCGTGATTTCAGAATTCTTTTACAGAGAATTAACCACAACTCGAAAACTCAACAGCTCCGGAGACAATTTCCCAATCTGGAAAACCAAAATCGAATTCATCATATCCAACATCGAAGTCTCATACGTCCTCCAACAACCAAAATCAGATGCACCATCAGACTCCAAAGAACACAAGAAATCGATAACGGACGATTTCACTTGCCGGCACGCAATTCTGGGCATACTGGAAGACGATCTCACAACACACAGACTACCATTGAAATCGATTATTTTTTTGAGGGTATTGACTTCTATTTCACCTTCCGGATCTGGATCcgttatagaagaagaagatggtggtggtcgATCGAGAGAAATTTAATGTTTAAACTTACGGAGAGAGGAAAGAAGGGCGATGCATTCTGCAGTGAGTTAGTGAAACAGGTATGGCTGAATAAAGATAATGGATACGAAGATAGAGATGAGTACAGATACATCGATAATAACGAAGTCACGATCAAGCCGTCCATTCATCTATATCGATGGCTCAAATTTCTAACATTTTCAGCCGTTCATCTGACTACATATACATCACTAATCATGGGTAGTAGAATCGGTCTCTGAACGAGGGTAAAATAGTAAATATTCAGAGACTGTTTTTTAgggattaaattttttttttttgtatttttattataTCACAGACCGATTTCTTTAGTCAACAGTCTGACTACCGTGAATGAGGGTCTCTGATGTGGGTGGTAAaacacccattttccactagtgactgCCACCCATTCTATGTCAACTCTGGCAACTGTCTATTTTGATGCAGtaaagaagaaattgacttcCAATTTCAAGATGTCTGCACGTGATTCATTCATATGGCAGAGTAACCAAATGAAGCATGCCCTGGATTTCTTACTTCCTATTCCTATTGCTGGTCTAAATCAAAGAATTGGTTCTAGGAAGTTTAGTGCGATACTATGTTATAGACTATGTATCCCCTTGTTTGAACCATATAGTTTGTGCCCCTTCTGCAAGAGAGATATGGATGTTTTTGGCGACCATTCAGTGCACTGTGCGAATGAAGTGGCTTTAAAATTTTGGCATGATTTGGTACGCGATACGATTGCAGACATATGTTATCGAGCTGGGGTGCCTGCACGGAAAGAGGTGGACCTGGGTCTTCTTGCAGACAACGATACTTTTCTGAGACCAGCTGATGTTCTTGTGCTCAATTGGGATAACGGTCGGGACGTTTGCTTCGATGTGACGATTGTGCCTCCCTGTGCTAGGAATAATGGTCGTTCTTTGGAGGTGGGAAAATCTATCAAGGATGTTGTCAGTCGCAAGAATGCCAAGTACTTTGAAAAATGCACTTCGCAAGGATATGGGTTTGGCACTTTGGCCTTTACTACTCTTGGCGAGCTTGGTCATGGTACAACAAACTTTATTAAACGGCTTCGCAACTTTATAGCTAGCCAGGATGCTAATGTGCGTTTAGGAGATTTCCTTTTTCATAAGTTAAGTGTGGTAGTTCAAAAGGGGGTTGGAGCCCAGTTTGTTGCTCGGCTTCCGACTAGTTTTTTGTATGATGAGAATTCTTTCgaatttgaataaaattgaagaaaaactTTGGACTTGGAGGATGGCCGAATAAATAACCATTTTTCTGAAAAAACCAATAGTGAATGAAACTTAAAATTCATCGTAAATATTAATGTATTAATCAGCGGTATACATCTTTTATTTTATGGGTTCGATTTGAAGTAAAAGACAACAACCACatatttagatgcaattataatTAAATCATCAATAATACAATTCGGATTTTCCTTCTTGTTAAATCAAACTTGCATCCATGCGATAATTAAGCCAAAATCTTATcttattctctatataaaaatagagttttttcggGGACTCTCATTAACCGGAGCTCCTGGTTGATTGTGACCCTAccgttgttattatttttagaaATTTAAAATGTTTCAACCAATAGAATttaaaaagaatatttcttaccccacaatatatttttttggcCAATCACATTCAAGAACTTTTTCTTACCTAAAACAACTAAATTTTATAAAATCTTACGCTATgccaaaaatatatcaaagaatcatataaaaatatatttaattCTAACATTAAAATTCacaaaaattgaaataaaatcacaTCGAAATATATATCGGTCATCATGATTTCATCGCAAAATTATCGGGATTTCATCGAAATATATATCGGGATTTgaaagtgtggcagtttgttaaaaatccctATTATCATCTTCCTGGACTGTATCGGGAGCGTTGGTATCAGTTGTATTAGTAATCCGATCACCGTTGCATAGGTTCTGCGTTGGGAACCTACACAACAAACTGTTGTTGGTGTAAGCTGAACCATCGACGCTTAATGTATCAAAATGAGCTCCTCTTGGGATCCTACCACTCAAGTTATTGTAAGATAGGTTCAAATACCCAAGATGGTCTATAAAAGTCAACGGCTGTGGGATTTCTCCAGACAATTTGTTGAAACTCAAATCCAAGGACCCTAAACCAGTCATGTTTCCGATACTTTCAGTGATATTACCTGAGAAATGATTATAGGATAAATTAAGCATAGCAAGTCCTTTTAATAAACCAATCTCCTTTGAAATATTTCCATCAAGAATGTTACATGACAGATCTATTCCTGAACTGTAGATGTATAACTGCTCAAACTGTGTCATAATTCCTTTTACCACCATTTGCAATTGCAGATCAATACCAAAATCCTCCAGAGAATATGCATCAATAGTAGGCCTTCGTCTTAGATTCTTTAGCTTTCCCACCTTCTTAGAAACAGGGCCAGAGAGATTGTTTATAGACAAGTCTAATATTTGCAGATTATGCAAAAACCAAATCTCTTCAGGGATTGACCCATTGAACTTGTTTGACCTCAAAGAAAGGATTTGAAGTTCTTTAAGTGTACCGATGAAACTGGGTATTCTACCTTCAAGCCTGTTGCTCCCTAAGTTGAGAACTCTCAAAAGTGAAAGTTTTTCTACAAATCCTGGAAAAGACCCGGTAAAACCGTTGTCGTTCAGTTGAAGATAGATTAGAAATACTGCTTGTTCAAGCTTCTTTGGAATATTTCCTGAGAGATTGTTGCCGCCAAGGTTTAAAGATCTAAGAGCACCGCAGTACTTAATACTAGAAGGTATAACCCCGGAAAGATTGTTGCTGGAGAGATCAAGAGAGTATGGAATGACACTGTAGATAACAATTTCCCAACGTCGATTGAGATCAAGAGAGGTGCATTGCTTGATAAAGAAATGTATGCCACTGTAGATAACAATTTCCCAACGTCTATTGAGATGTCGCCACTGAAATTATTATGGGACAGATCAACAAAAGTAGCTCTTTCTGGTGGAAGAGGAAAAGGACCGTgaaagttgttgtaagacaaatTTAAGCTTGTCTCCCATTCCGATTTCATAAACTGAAAGTGCGGTAATGTCGTTTGGAGCTGGTTTTGCGAGAGATCCAAGTAACTGAGGTTTTTGAGATTAAAGAGACAAGAAGGGATAGCTCCTGATAGTTTTTTATTAGACAAGTCCAAGGTAGATAGTTGAGTTAAATCACAAATGAAAGCAGGGATAAGTCCTCTCAAGTTGCATGATCGTAGCCCCAACTTGTCTAGTTTAAACTTGGATACATGCTGCTGTTCATCTATTACAGCGGTTAGCCTATTTGGACTTAAGTGTAGGCTGTTTAGGTTTAATTCATTAATCAAAGAGATCACCGAAACATTTCCCTCAAGAGAGTTTCCATAAACATCAAAGCGGTTAAGGTTTCGGAGCTTGTTGACACAACTTGGTATAGTTCCCATAAAATTGTTATACGCTAAATCAAGTacttgaagagtagaaatttcaCATATTGATTCAGGGATGGGTCCTTGGAAATTATTATAGGATAAGGAAAGAAACTGCAGGTTTTTGAGATTGGAGAATGAACCTGGGAGGTAACCTGTGATGCTGTTGGCAGAAAGATCCAGATACCGCAAGCGagaaagattgaagattgaagaaggaagctgTAGTAGTATTAAGCAACCAGAAGCGGTAAGACTCGTCAGAACAGGTGCATTTATAATTGAGCTTGGAAGTGATCCGTTTAATTTGGTTTCACTGATTGCAAGTGTTTGGAGTTCAGGTAGTTGATGTTCAAACAACAATGTAAGATTGACATTTAGATCAGGATTAGAAGTCACATCAAGTTCTTTAAGTTTAGGAAGATAGGGAAGATAACTAAGCGTACCTTCTAGCCCACAATGAGATAGGTTAAGTGTAGAAAGTGATGAAGTTAAATTAGCAGGCAGAATTGGAAATTGTAAGTTAAGGTTATTCTCACTCATTTGGAGAGACGTTAGACGGGTAAGATGAAAGAACTCATGCATGAGGAAAAGTGGACGTGA
This DNA window, taken from Papaver somniferum cultivar HN1 chromosome 3, ASM357369v1, whole genome shotgun sequence, encodes the following:
- the LOC113360796 gene encoding receptor-like protein 7 → MSSLQYLDISCDYASLLTSSSINWVRDLTNLKVLKLRGFDLYEAASTQKNFVKSISFLSNLRHLELSRCNISRPLFLMHEFFHLTRLTSLQMSENNLNLQFPILPANLTSSLSTLNLSHCGLEGTLSYLPYLPKLKELDVTSNPDLNVNLTLLFEHQLPELQTLAISETKLNGSLPSSIINAPVLTSLTASGCLILLQLPSSIFNLSRLRYLDLSANSITGYLPGSFSNLKNLQFLSLSYNNFQGPIPESICEISTLQVLDLAYNNFMGTIPSCVNKLRNLNRFDVYGNSLEGNVSVISLINELNLNSLHLSPNRLTAVIDEQQHVSKFKLDKLGLRSCNLRGLIPAFICDLTQLSTLDLSNKKLSGAIPSCLFNLKNLSYLDLSQNQLQTTLPHFQFMKSEWETSLNLSYNNFHGPFPLPPERATFVDLSHNNFSGDISIDVGKFVIPYSLDLSSNNLSGVIPSSIKYCGALRSLNLGGNNLSGNIPKKLEQAVFLIYLQLNDNGFTGSFPGFVEKLSLLRVLNLGSNRLEGRIPSFIGTLKELQILSLRSNKFNGSIPEEIWFLHNLQILDLSINNLSGPVSKKVGKLKNLRRRPTIDAYSLEDFGIDLQLQMVVKGIMTQFEQLYIYSSGIDLSCNILDGNISKEIGLLKGLAMLNLSYNHFSGNITESIGNMTGLGSLDLSFNKLSGEIPQPLTFIDHLGYLNLSYNNLSGRIPRGAHFDTLSVDGSAYTNNSLLCRFPTQNLCNGDRITNTTDTNAPDTVQEDDNRDF